In Vigna angularis cultivar LongXiaoDou No.4 chromosome 8, ASM1680809v1, whole genome shotgun sequence, the DNA window AGATGTACTTAGTGTGCATTTCTTGATTCATcttaaaaatagataattttttatgaaaaatttggTGAAGAAAAATAACTTCAGCTCTTTGTATTCTTCTTATGTGACTTGCCCTTTACCTAACTGAAGAGAGTATTTTGTCACAAAGAACTTCTAGTTTAATAAGTATTCTTTACAAAACAATTCTTCTTACTAACATATAAAGATTGTAAAATTTTTTATCACTTATCACACATTTGTTTTATAAAGAAGATAATAATTTCTTGATATATGTAAGTTTGATGTTCACTTTCTTCTAATTTGTCTAAATGAACACTAGTAATTTGTCTAAATGAACACTAGTAATGTTTCTCTTTAAACTTTTGTTGGCTTAAAActtttttgtaatgtttttacAAAAGACAATATggtctttttcttcttaaatgaCTTTATATGGACTCTTGAAAAAAGTAATCCTTGCAGAACTCTTTTGACAGTTGAGTagcttcacttttttttaatgaatttttcttGATTTGAAGAACTTGATATTAATGGATCAATTTAATGCACTTCATGCACTTCTTTACTCAGTATTTCAATAGCTAGATGTACTTAGTGTGCATTTCTTGATCCATcttaaaaatagataattttttatgaaaaatttggTGAAGAAAAATAACTTCAGCTCTTTGTATTCTTCTTATGTGACTTGCCCTTTACCTAACTCAAGACAGTATTTTGTCACAAAGAACTTCTAGTTTAATAAGTATTCTCTACAAAACAATTCTTCTTACTAACATATAAAGATTGTAAAAATTTTTATCACTTATCACACATTTGTTTTATAAAGAAGATAATAATTTCTTGATATATGTAAGTTTGATGTTCACTTTCTTCTAATTTGTCTAAATGAACACTAGTAATTTGTCTAAATGAACACTAGTAATGTTTCTCTTTAAACTTTTGTTGGCTTAAAActtttttgtaatgtttttacAAAAGACAATATggtctttttcttcttaaatgaCTTTATATGGACTCTTGAAAAAAGTAATCCTTGTAGAACTCTTTTGACAGTTGAGTagcttcacttttttttaatgaatttttcttGATTTGAAGAACTTGATATTAATGGATCAATTTAATGCACTTCTTTACTCAGTATTTCAATAGCTAGATGTACTTAGTGTGCATTTCTTGATCCATcttaaaaatagataattttttatgaaaaatttggTGAAGAAAAATAACTTCAGCTCTTTGTATTCTTCTTATATGACTTGCCCTTTACCTAACTCAAGACAGTATTTTGTCACAAAGAACTTCTAGTTTAATAAGTATTCTCTACAAAACAATTATTCTCACTAACATCTAATGATTGTAAAATTTGTGATCACTTATCACACATTTGTTTTATAAAGAAgataataatttcttatatgtAAGTTTGATGTTCACTTTCTTCTAACTTGCCGAAATGAACACTAgtaatgtttctttttaaacttttgttggcttaaaatttttttgtaatgtttttacAAAAGACAAAtggtatttttctttctttttcttcttaaatgaCTTTGTATGGATTCTTGAAAAAAGTAATCTTTGTAGAATTCTTTTGACAGTTGAGTAGTGTTAGCAAGCCAACTATAAGTCATCCAAATAATGCAAGGCCCAAAAGGATTACTACCACACCAGCCCATTTGAAGGACTATGTTCCATAAAAACCTCTTTGTTTCTAGAAGTGCCTCACTGCATCAGAATAATTCAGTTATGCATTTTGGAAGATTTGCTTTTGATCTTTGTAGATTTCCTTACCTACCAAATCAGGAATACCCTTTGATTGCAACCAACTGTGATATGAATATTCCTTGTAATGGCTTTATATAGATTTCGTATGAATGAAAAGGGGAGGAAAAATTCTATCATCTCTGTCTCTTCCCTTATTCTGTTTCAGGGGCTCCCTTAGCCATTAATTAAGGAAGTGAAATCTAACAATTTGGTGCTTTCATTGAGCTCATTTTCAGTCATGGCCAACCGACCCACCAACGCAGAACGCTTGGATGATTTAACCATCAAAGTTGATTCTATTCTAGAACAACTTTCTCTTTTGATGGTTCGACCACCTTCCCCCCAACCACACGTTTCTCCCTCAAATTCCAATGCCCCTGACGGGTTCCGCAGACCACACATGAAGCTCGAAGTTCCCAGGTTCGATGGAACTGACCCCATTGGCTGGATCTTCAAAATTTCCCAATTCTTCGACTACCAGAATACACCGGAACAGGAACGTCTTCAAGTCGCCTCCTTCTATATGGACGGACCAGCCCTAAGTTGGTACCAGAGGATGTACCGGAACAACCAGATTCAGACATGGTTTGGGCTCCTTCGCGCCTTGGAAACTCGTTTCGCTCCGTCACTCTATGATGAACCTTCTGATGCTTTATTCAAACTCACACAGAAAGGGACAGTTCAACAATATCTCACAGAGTTTGAACGCCTCGCAAATCGAATAGTGGGTTTACCTGCCACATTTGCCCTGAACTGCTTCATCTCCGGATTGACACCAGAAATCCACCGCGAGGTTCAGGCCCTCCGTCCCGCATCTCTGGATCACGCGACCCAGCTTGCTAAGCTGCAAGAAGACAAAATCGAGGAACGTCGTCGTTCTTTCCGCCCCAAAACTCAGATTCCGGCAACTAATTTCAATACTGCCTTACCACCCGCCACTGCGCCCCCGACACTCCTACCGGCACCCCAACCCCGCATCAACTTTCGCCGCCTCAACCCAGAAGACATGGCCGCTCGTCGGGAAAAGGGTCTTCGCTATAACTGCGACGAGATCTTCACACCATCCCACCGTTGCAAAGGGAAATTTTTTCTCTTCACTACCGAAGACCCTATCACCGATGATTTTACCCCGGATCCTACAATGCTTCTGGATCCACCTTCTCCTACGGCCGTTGCTGACGGAAACCATTCTCAGGTCAGCCTCCATGCTTTCACTGGCGGTGTTGGTTCATCCACCATACGTCTCCAAGGGCAAATCGGCAACAACCCTGTTTCTATTCTCGTCGACGGTGGTAGCGACCACAATTTTATTCAAGACTGGGTAGCCAAATTCCTAGATCTCCCTTCAATCCCATACAACCCCTTGACCGTTATGGTTGGGAGCGGCAATCTCTTACGATGTGATCGTCTTTGCCTTGAGGTCGAACTAAAAATTCAGGAGCACACTCTCCATGTTAATTTCTACATCCTTCCTTTGAGAGGTGCCGATATTGTTTTGGGCGCGCCATGGCTCAAATCTATTGGGCCTGTTCTCATGGATTATAACCACCTTACCATCTCATTTACCCACCAAGGCCAACCCATCACATTAAGGGGGATTCACCATAGTCACACTGACCCACTCTCTAGCCCACAACTCAAACGGTGCATCCAAACTCATAGTGCATCCGAACTATTTACTATCCAAATTATACCCATACATGAACCCACCACCACAAATTCACCGCCCCACACCGCTTACCTACCACCTACCATCAAGACATTTCTCCTCCGTTTTGACAATCTCTTCCACTCACCATCATCATTACCCCCATCTCGTCCATCTGATCACCGTATTCACCTCCTTCCTAATGCTACACCGGTAAACGTCAAGCCCTACCGTTACCCTCATTCCCAGAAAAGTGAACTTGAAAAACAAGTAAAAGAGTTGCTTGACAAGGGCATGATCCAACCAAGTAGGAGTCCGTTTTCTTCACCGGTCCTCCTAGTTCGTAAGAAGGACGGGTCCTGGCGCTGTTGTGTCGATTACAAGGCTCTTAACGTTGTCACTATTCGTGACCATTTCCCAATCCCTACCATTGATGAGTTGTTAGACGAGCTTGGTGGCGCAACATGGTTTTCCAAACTCGACCTTCAACAAGGCTTTCATCAAATATTGATGCATCCGGATGATATTGCTAAGACAACATTTCGTACTCACCAGGGACATTATGAGTACCGCGTAATGCCCTTTGGCCTCTGTAATGCGCCGTCAACGTTCCAAGCTACCATGAACACCATCCTCGGCCCATTTCTCCGTCGATTTGTTGTTGTCTTTTTCGACGACATTCTTGTTTATAGTTCGTCTCTCTCACAACATGTTTCTCATTTGGAACAGGTACTACAATGTCTGTTGGAGAACCAATTTTATCTCAAAATCTCTAAGTGTCTCTTTGCA includes these proteins:
- the LOC108344526 gene encoding uncharacterized protein LOC108344526, whose product is MANRPTNAERLDDLTIKVDSILEQLSLLMVRPPSPQPHVSPSNSNAPDGFRRPHMKLEVPRFDGTDPIGWIFKISQFFDYQNTPEQERLQVASFYMDGPALSWYQRMYRNNQIQTWFGLLRALETRFAPSLYDEPSDALFKLTQKGTVQQYLTEFERLANRIVGLPATFALNCFISGLTPEIHREVQALRPASLDHATQLAKLQEDKIEERRRSFRPKTQIPATNFNTALPPATAPPTLLPAPQPRINFRRLNPEDMAARREKGLRYNCDEIFTPSHRCKGKFFLFTTEDPITDDFTPDPTMLLDPPSPTAVADGNHSQVSLHAFTGGVGSSTIRLQGQIGNNPVSILVDGGSDHNFIQDWVAKFLDLPSIPYNPLTVMVGSGNLLRCDRLCLEVELKIQEHTLHVNFYILPLRGADIVLGAPWLKSIGPVLMDYNHLTISFTHQGQPITLRGIHHSHTDPLSSPQLKRCIQTHSASELFTIQIIPIHEPTTTNSPPHTAYLPPTIKTFLLRFDNLFHSPSSLPPSRPSDHRIHLLPNATPVNVKPYRYPHSQKSELEKQVKELLDKGMIQPSRSPFSSPVLLVRKKDGSWRCCVDYKALNVVTIRDHFPIPTIDELLDELGGATWFSKLDLQQGFHQILMHPDDIAKTTFRTHQGHYEYRVMPFGLCNAPSTFQATMNTILGPFLRRFVVVFFDDILVYSSSLSQHVSHLEQVLQCLLENQFYLKISKCLFAQRQLEYLGHIISVAGVQPDPSKIQAVLDWPPLSNVKALRGFLGLTGFYRKFVKGYANIASPLTNLLRKDAFA